Proteins encoded within one genomic window of Fibrobacterota bacterium:
- a CDS encoding FHA domain-containing protein: MAKIVIRFQNQILGETHLRPGFNTIGRLPAHPICIENLGISRNHAFILGDIDGKIFILEDLRSLNGTYLNKKRVHKCMLKANDVITIGQHALEFVVEAQKTQEPPMAYAESKSPEPWLEAAGTEDAIPLVKETTYFGNSSSDDIHIPGLMIGKQFASIDRKGTVWVINLLVKRFSHIKVNGEEVTSARLKDGDAIEVGGVTFTFRLPA, translated from the coding sequence ATGGCCAAAATCGTCATCCGCTTCCAGAATCAGATCCTGGGCGAGACCCATTTGCGGCCGGGATTCAACACCATCGGCCGCCTGCCCGCCCACCCCATCTGCATCGAGAACCTGGGCATTTCCCGCAACCATGCCTTCATCCTGGGCGACATCGACGGGAAAATCTTCATCCTTGAGGATCTGCGCAGCCTCAACGGCACCTATCTCAACAAGAAGCGCGTCCACAAATGCATGCTGAAAGCCAACGACGTCATAACCATCGGTCAGCACGCGCTGGAATTCGTCGTCGAGGCGCAAAAGACGCAAGAACCGCCCATGGCCTATGCCGAATCCAAGTCGCCGGAACCCTGGCTCGAAGCCGCAGGGACGGAGGATGCCATCCCCTTGGTCAAGGAGACCACCTACTTCGGCAACAGCAGCAGCGATGACATCCATATCCCCGGCCTGATGATCGGAAAGCAATTCGCGAGCATCGATCGCAAGGGTACGGTCTGGGTCATCAACCTTTTGGTGAAACGCTTTTCCCACATCAAGGTGAACGGCGAAGAGGTGACCTCGGCGCGCCTCAAGGACGGGGACGCCATCGAGGTGGGTGGCGTCACCTTCACTTTCCGCCTGCCAGCTTAG
- a CDS encoding 2-C-methyl-D-erythritol 2,4-cyclodiphosphate synthase: MFKVGIGQDSHRIQEPAAGKALVLGGVILSEDFALEGNSDSDVVLHAITNAISGITGKPILGPVADKLCRAGITDSAVYLERALEDLASIAYRLTHVSVTLECRRPKILPVLASMTAKVADLLGLAAEDVGITATSGEGLTDFGKGLGIQAFACATAMRAEA, translated from the coding sequence ATGTTCAAGGTCGGCATCGGGCAGGACAGCCATCGCATCCAAGAACCCGCCGCGGGCAAGGCCCTGGTGTTGGGCGGCGTGATCCTCAGCGAGGATTTCGCGCTGGAAGGCAATAGCGATTCGGACGTGGTGCTGCACGCGATCACCAACGCCATCTCGGGGATCACCGGAAAGCCCATTCTGGGACCGGTGGCGGACAAGCTGTGCCGGGCGGGGATTACCGATAGCGCCGTTTACCTGGAGCGCGCCCTGGAGGATCTCGCGAGCATCGCCTACCGTCTCACGCATGTTTCCGTAACCTTGGAGTGTCGTAGGCCCAAGATCCTGCCCGTGCTGGCGTCCATGACGGCCAAGGTGGCCGATTTGCTGGGGCTGGCCGCGGAGGACGTGGGGATCACGGCGACTTCCGGGGAAGGGCTTACCGATTTCGGGAAGGGCTTGGGGATCCAGGCTTTCGCCTGCGCGACCGCGATGCGCGCGGAGGCTTAG
- the ispD gene encoding 2-C-methyl-D-erythritol 4-phosphate cytidylyltransferase: MVGSADADLGIDLPPVGVILPAGGKGLRAGASEPKQFLPLAAGKPMLVYALEAFHALVCVKSIVLALPKEKLADFAALAASHPKLRLVEGGPERWVSVRNAFQFLDPKLPYALIHDVARPFVSAAVIRRCLEGVGPGTCAIAAVHSPDTVKQVDEDRVTRTLDRRGLVLVQTPQVFPRQVLEMVYGRIWSGDIPTDEAMMAEQAGYPVRWVAGSDVNRKITGAADLEWARWMASRLGSGEALPD; this comes from the coding sequence TTGGTAGGAAGCGCGGACGCCGATCTGGGCATCGATTTGCCGCCGGTCGGCGTGATACTGCCGGCGGGAGGCAAAGGCTTGCGGGCCGGCGCCTCCGAGCCCAAGCAGTTCCTGCCCTTGGCGGCGGGCAAGCCCATGTTGGTCTATGCCCTGGAGGCCTTCCACGCGCTGGTCTGCGTGAAGTCCATCGTGCTGGCGCTTCCGAAGGAAAAGCTGGCCGACTTCGCGGCCTTGGCGGCTTCCCATCCCAAGCTGCGCCTGGTGGAGGGCGGCCCGGAGCGTTGGGTCTCGGTGCGCAACGCATTCCAGTTCCTCGATCCCAAACTGCCCTATGCCTTGATCCACGATGTGGCGCGGCCTTTCGTTTCGGCGGCGGTCATCCGCCGCTGCCTGGAGGGGGTGGGTCCGGGCACATGCGCCATCGCCGCCGTACACTCGCCGGATACCGTGAAGCAGGTGGACGAGGATCGGGTGACGCGTACCCTGGATCGGCGCGGCCTCGTTCTGGTGCAGACTCCGCAGGTGTTCCCGCGCCAGGTGCTGGAGATGGTTTATGGGCGTATCTGGTCGGGCGACATCCCGACCGACGAAGCCATGATGGCGGAACAGGCGGGTTACCCGGTGCGCTGGGTGGCCGGGTCGGACGTCAATCGCAAGATTACGGGAGCCGCCGACCTGGAGTGGGCCCGCTGGATGGCGTCCCGCTTGGGATCCGGGGAAGCCTTGCCGGACTGA